The Polypterus senegalus isolate Bchr_013 chromosome 11, ASM1683550v1, whole genome shotgun sequence sequence ACTTCTCATTAAAAATTCAAATAGATGTTTCTGAAGGTCTTTGTCGTGTCTCTATTATTGAAACAGGGTACCCACTTTGAAGGTTCAGTGAATGGCAAAATTTGAACACCAAACATAAAGGCAAAAAAgttattcatttgtatttatgAATAGTAATTATTTCTGCTACCACCATGTGTGGTGAGAAAGGCCTTGCTAACACGTACTTGTTATAGTTTAAAGTATAAAACCCAAAGCATTTGTGTCACTTCTTGCTGTATCCTGTGTTGAGTTCTAGAAAAATACTGCATATAAAAAGGTTTAAAGTcacttcatatacagtacatgaatccattattttttttaacctggttATATAGTCCATGCTCTTGAGAGCCCGGTGTCAATCAGAGAAATTCATTGCAAGGCGCACTcacaaaatatacacacacacacactctcataaATCTATAATGTGAATAAATGCAGAATGTTTAAagttaacattacaaaacatacatCATAcaaaacctgcatttttattactctttaatttaatatattttttatcaatatgctgctgctggagtatgtgaatttccccttggtgttaataaagtatttatctatctattttaaataaatacgaTACATGAATTATGGAAAATTTCAACTAACCGTAAGTCTAGCTATTCCTCAACACTGGTTAGCAGTCACTGATTTTAtagtacagtatttacaaaatgtTACTGTACATCTGTTCCTGGGACCAAATAAAGACCTAAAGAGAAAGGAGTAGTGGTAATTGCAGCATTATGTACATTTAACAAATAGCATGTTCTATTCTACATTATAACATTACATCAGTTTTACATGTAAAATGTAACCATCTTAGTTTATGTATACGGCTacaacacatttttcattttcctttattacTTAGCTCTCATGTACTTCATAATAAAATGGATGGACACACTGCACTGCCAACTTTAAAGCCAAGGTGTAaattaattacttagatttcaactcgtcttagacaggtagcagaGCTAGTTAGATAATAAACATTCAGTACGTTTTAGgtgcatattatatattatatgtagtAGCACTGATTCTTTATACACTGACAGCCACAAcataaaaccacctgcctaatattgtgcaaGTCCCCCTTGTTCTGCCTTAAGAATTCTGACCCgttgaggcatggactccacaagacctcagAAGATGTCCTATGATATCTGGCACCAAGgagttagcagcagatcctttaagtccagTAAGTTGGGGCGTCCGTGGATCAGAATTGTTATTCCAGCACATCCAACAGATGCTTGATTCGATTGAGATCAGGGGAATATGGAGGTCAAGTCAACACTACTCTAGGCCCATGTCAAGatcactcagatccttacgcttgctcattttttctgcttccaacacatcaccttcaataactgactgttcacttgctgcctcatACATCctcaccccttgacaggtgccattgtaacaagataatcactGTTAATCACTTCACTTGTCTGTGGCTGTAATGTTTTAGCTGATCCATGTATTCATATGCACATTCCTAAATACCCCATTTTGttgtcacttttttatttaacatgtgGACTAGAGATCATTTCTTGAAGTTACACAGCAAAGCACAGACCAAAGCAAGCAAACTCAACACACTACAgtacagcataacattctcaaaaaccGCTTattccagtttagggtcatgggTTAGTTTATCCCTCCTGAAAGAGCCATCCCTGGATGTGATGTTCACTTTATTGAGCCAAGGTCACATAAGCCCATCTCTTTGCATGTAATCAAACTAGAAATGAAAAACTCTATAAGAAGCAGAAACTTACCTCTGAAAAGTCAAATTGcctttactgaaaaaaatgtttactaaaaCTTCTTAACAAAAAGTCAAAATTGATGATCACAAGGTTAAGGTATCTTATATGAAACCGAAGGAAATGAACTGGAGAAGGTAGAAAGATACAGTTATTATCAACAAGTGTGTAATTTATAAATGTAAGTTTACCAGTAGCTAATTTATGCCTATTGCTTTTGTAACATTTCCAGCGAAAAAATAAACACCACCAAGCTGCTGTATCTTCTTTAATTAGTACCTTATTCTTTCAGACATTCTTAGATAGCTGCATGGACTGGCTACAGGCTAATTACAATATAATCTGCTGTAAATGTAGTGTAAATCAAGCAAGCAAGTAAATGGTAAAGTTTTTTCTGAAGATGCTTAAATAATTGGTAGAGTATAtcacaaaaagacataaatctatACATGGGCACTTGTGCTCTCTACCAGTTCGGTTCGGGTACCAGCTTAGAGACAAAGTTCATCAGAAGCCAAGAAGATGGTGAACCTTAAATCATATGATCATTCACAAAGTTGGATAGAATATATTTTAATAGGATACAATTTATTGCACAATACACAACTTTCTCTTTGGATTACCACACAAACGTGTTGATGAATATGAAGCATAAtatgttaaaattttgttttatcttccaaaaaaaaatacatttttatgaagACAGGGATATTTTCAGGGAttaaatacagtgtaccaaataccaaaaacttTAACggcttaaatatttttaattacactgTGAAAATTCACCACTATGGAGACGTTTACGCCTTTTAAATGatagaattactgaaatatatttataacatttggtaAAGTTCGGTATTTGATTAGATAGAAAGGATAGCATTGGCAGCTATCAAAAACTACAAAGATTGCTGGGTCAAAGCGTTGGTCAACACAGGAATCGTAAAGTTCACTTTCTTTGCATTTAGGATGAATCGGTGGAGGACGATGGTACTTCTTTTTTCCCAGATCTGTCTTCCCAATGAGAACTTTGGCAAGAAACATAAACTGAAACCCTTCCAAGTTTTTATGAGCATATCCGTTTGAATAGCTGGCATCCCTTGCGAAGTAGGTTCCTCTGCCATATGCAGTTCCATTCTTGCCTGCCACCCGTGGGTCAAAGTTCATTTTACAAATTGTGTCTATTGTCGCTTCTGTTGTTCCATGAAACAAATGTCTCTCAATGGAGTCCTTGCAGTCATGATACTTGATACACATAAATTCTTTTTgcctaaaatttaaaaatggatataTTTAAACAGCCGTAATGAATTTCACAAGCTAAATTAATGAAAACTCATTTTGGTAATTCCACCCTTTTTCTAAATTTGCTTATCCAGAGCAAGTTCGCAGCACAGCCGGGACCTACACCAGcaagcataaggcaggaacaattccttgGCATGgcaccagtacatcacagggtgaacaaacacacgcacacatacacaaatatatcaGGAGACAATGTAACATTACCAGTCCGCCTaatctgcttgtctttggactggggtGGGGTtcagggagatcatgcaaactctgTGCAGGCAGCTTGGCCTGAAACTCTGGTCTCCTTGTTATAAGACAGTGGttcaaataactttttttcttcagataaagcacaaaagataaaaggactaatAATTATTAGTACATATGTTTCAGGGTTTATGTACTAGTGTAAATAGCATAGAGTACAccgcccaaaaaaaaaattaaagtttagcCTCCTAATTCAGACCATGTAACCAAAGGTATTTCTAATATACttttaacataatttaattttttatttctgcataaaCATGTCTTTATGGTTGGAAAATCCTTACCTTCTATACTTgtcccacaaaaatgtattctGTATTTGGTAAACATTCACAATCTCAACTTCAGTATCAGGGATTGTTTTGTGGAAAAGCTGGTTTATTTTTAGATAGACCTCTTTACAGTGTTTCACTTCAATTTTTATAAATTCATCCTTGTTGAAAGAAGGGGTCCAAACAGGTGGATACCAACTTGTAAATTCATCTAGCGGGTTACCAGAGCGTACCTGAGGCAAAGGTTGTCCATTAAAACGGACCTCACTTAGCATCAAAGTCCTAAAAAATACATTGTTCACATTTCATGAGTATTCTGTCAATAAATGcaatacagtacaaaaaagtaaatgttaacCTTTCTTTAGATATTTCACTCACTCATAAAACCattccacttcttttaatttatttttaaagaaaatgtctataaatatattagagagagagagggtaggagtatgcgctgatacagtgcatcgccgcacccaccacaagacaaaccaactcagattaggacccgagtgcagccatgcaacgggtgacacctcagcaccacactagttcacatggagtggaacagtgtgaggttttttatggtggctggagtgtcatACCCTGCAAAATAACTAGACTGACCTACACTGTGATTACAACTCATTACAATTTCAGATAAAGTAGAATATTGTAAAAGAGAGGAAAGAACAGAATTCTTCCAGTCAGTTAGAGTTAGACAGTTACCTAGTAATGCAAGATGGGCTATTACAATAGACTAAAATTCACCAATATGGTGCCATTTAGCATAACTACAAGGAAGCCTAAAATGGGTCAGGATCTACTGAAAAGCCAAAACACACTGCCAAGAAATGGTGCAGCCTGGTTGCATCTTCCAAAGTTTGAGTCTAATTTTCCTATAGTACTTAAACATTGTTCATGCCAGCTTCCAACTAATTTGCCTTCATAATAATACAATGTGTTATGGGgatcagtaaaaaaataaaagtaacccattaacgtccgccctggttatgttgggggcctcgggtaaagggcttggatgcccagccctgtagggacccgtggccaccgccaggcagcgccctggtgcctgtagaagtctggagcccagcactttcaccacaccaggaagtgctggggggaagaagacaggggacacccggagggcttccgggtgcgcagctggcatttccgccacactggggcgtgtcttctgAGGAgtgcccatccgggttcctatttaaggggccggagagagaggcattttgactgtgaggcctggacattggggaaacggtgcaagaggcactggagagtgcactgtaaataattgaaaataaacgtgtgttgggtgaacttacgatgtccgcctgtctgtgtccgggttcaagtccacaatatacatatatatatatatatctatttctagatatctatctatctatctagatagatatttttttttccaccttcaTGGCATTGTGGCAGATCCAATCTCCTGAGCTCAAGGTTTTCTCCTGAACGTTGTCTGTGTgaggtttgcacattctccctattCCCTTCAGATAATCTGTTAACTTCCCAATTCCCAAAAACCTTCTGGTGGCCCTATACTTGCCTGTTTGGCAGTGCTTGaatatgtgtgccctgcagtggaatGAATGGACTGTTCACAGTTTTTCTGCCACAATTGGCCGAATCCTGCTGACACAGGTTCTAACTTCCCTGGGATTCCAAGAAGGTTAAAGTGGGTTTTGGAATTGCATAcatgtatataaatgtgtgtgttttaataaatctgtattttCATGTGTAATAATTCTGTAGTTAATAATTAGAATGAACTATACAAGTAGTTAGATTTTAAATGAGAATTGTACACAGTGATCTGCGCCATTTTCCAGtcacttgtcgtccctatctggaaagggaagggtgatcacctggattgcagcaactccaGGGTGATAGCACCACTggtctcagtgccgggtaaggtccttgatagggtcgtcctcaataggatccgtgatcacttgctcgcctaccagcgaccggaacagtctggttttacgcctaagaagtctaccatcgaccgcatcctggcattgagggttcttatggagcgcaaatgcaaatattggcagtttctttgtagcctttgttgattttcgcaaagcactggactcagttgatcgagatgccctatgggacatcctgagggttcgtgggatcccctcaaggttgctggatatcatgactggcctgtacactggtactgtgagtgctgtgcagagtggaggctggacctctgcgttttttccagttgatgctggggttcgtcaggggtgtgttctagctcctactctgttcaatgcttgtatggactgggtgttgggcaaggtcgtggggtccagcggctgtggggcatcagttggtgaagaaagattcacggatcttgactttgcagacgatgctgtgatctcgagacgctcgagagactgagtgaggagtccgagtgtctgggcttgcgagtgtcctggataaagatcaagatccaggcctttaatgacctctatggcacagccatcagcagagtgtctgtttgcggagagagtgttgaccttgtcgagaattttacttaccttggcagtgacattcatgactctggcgactcttcctatgaaatcagtagacggattgggagagcatgggaggttcatgaggtcgctggaaagtggtgtgtagcgctcccgatatctatgcaaaaggacaaaggtccaagtctttagagtcctggtgcttccggTCTTgcaatatggttgcgagacatggacactatccagtgacctgagatgaagactggactcctttggtactgtctctctctggaaaatccttgggtaccattggtttgactttgtgtcgaatgagcagttgctcattgaGTTCTGAGTGAGGTACATTACCTTCATTGTGAGAGAACGtcaattacggcactacggccatgtgacgtgtttccccgagggtgacccggctcgtaagatcctcatttttggggatccaagtgtctggaccaggccaaggggtttcccacgtaacaccaggctgcggcagatagagggtcatttccggagggtgtgactggaccatgtgtctgcctggggggttgcaaaccgggatcccgagttgtttcatcgtgtagtgggtgtggcaacgcattgtaccagtgcatgctccccaacctattCTGATCTGATCtgcgcctgcactcagtgaagagcacaatACAAAAATTATATTGTACCACTGTATGCAAGCATGTGCATTTCTACTTGGCCTCTAAGATCCTGTGATTGAATGTTACTGCCATGATCCTAGAACCAATCCAAACCCCTGTCCTTATAGTTCATGATTTGATACTGTTAAAAGATATCAGTCAAATTTAGAACAATAATTTATGGTAGATTGCATGGTGAGGTACTTATATTTGTTAATCATGGTACCAGAAAGTGACAAtgttagcacatgcaagtaagaatactAGACTCTGTATAGGAGACCCTGTGTAAATCAAATAAAAGGGATCTCCCCTTGTACACTGTTTTGTTCAGACTATAAACTGATGTGTTCCAGTCAGGTGCATAAAAATTATTATCGCTATATCATTAAATGAACTACTGAATGAGTGCAACAGTGGGTCCAGCAATAGTCTGGCACCCCATTTAAATGTCAGTTTGTCCTGAAACTGGAAATATTTTCTCTTTATAAGAAAGGTATACTGTACtggtttttatttgtaaaacctTACAAATTACctatatttcaaatataaaattgcCAGGGCAATCAGGAAAAATGATTAGTTATTAGATTCCAAatgcatgaaaaagaaaaatgcataaaagaaaaaagaaagtacaaTAAAAGAATGAGACCATCGGCCTCTTAATGACATTACTTGAGATGAGGTAGTAGGGTATGCAGAGGGCGAAAAACCGGTCTTCTCTTGATTTTACGTACATATCCTGTTAGTGTGTTCTTCTGGGTTAGGCTTCCAAAGTCCACCATATACTGAATGCCTTTCAATGTAAATAAGCAGCTACTTTCACCATTTATAACTTTTTCTTCAAGTTGATTTGCAATTGActatttaataaaaaggaaaaacagataCTTTAGTGTTATTACACCTTAAagaattattcaaaaataatgaTAGTTAAGTACTTTG is a genomic window containing:
- the LOC120539435 gene encoding protein mono-ADP-ribosyltransferase TIPARP-like isoform X1; its protein translation is MLHSADPVTASYKSYLITDPIVNSCDIPLKKRKCDFQANGSTAGHFGVTLINATHMVLQLPPNSNTGFPIWDSVQNSQVEVLWKVTPYKIDICIVPLSTVMILPKSDSHTVPEPQNNNFPPSTPDLASTFYEPIPKDLWINQATFLTKQMDNIKICDKFLLGCCTLNFDCIQHHTPYPFHWQLRRNDTYQWVSVSYAAQMHLEKLYCNADKDIVTLQDSNHTCTLDLVQKTILDSNIYNKARRLSNTSDAKVNPHFHTTWRIYWWNDYGWEKYKNSIANQLEEKVINGESSCLFTLKGIQYMVDFGSLTQKNTLTGYVRKIKRRPVFRPLHTLLPHLKTLMLSEVRFNGQPLPQVRSGNPLDEFTSWYPPVWTPSFNKDEFIKIEVKHCKEVYLKINQLFHKTIPDTEVEIVNVYQIQNTFLWDKYRRQKEFMCIKYHDCKDSIERHLFHGTTEATIDTICKMNFDPRVAGKNGTAYGRGTYFARDASYSNGYAHKNLEGFQFMFLAKVLIGKTDLGKKKYHRPPPIHPKCKESELYDSCVDQRFDPAIFVVFDSCQCYPFYLIKYRTLPNVINIFQ
- the LOC120539435 gene encoding protein mono-ADP-ribosyltransferase TIPARP-like isoform X3; this translates as MVDFGSLTQKNTLTGYVRKIKRRPVFRPLHTLLPHLKTLMLSEVRFNGQPLPQVRSGNPLDEFTSWYPPVWTPSFNKDEFIKIEVKHCKEVYLKINQLFHKTIPDTEVEIVNVYQIQNTFLWDKYRRQKEFMCIKYHDCKDSIERHLFHGTTEATIDTICKMNFDPRVAGKNGTAYGRGTYFARDASYSNGYAHKNLEGFQFMFLAKVLIGKTDLGKKKYHRPPPIHPKCKESELYDSCVDQRFDPAIFVVFDSCQCYPFYLIKYRTLPNVINIFQ